A stretch of the Schistocerca serialis cubense isolate TAMUIC-IGC-003099 chromosome 2, iqSchSeri2.2, whole genome shotgun sequence genome encodes the following:
- the LOC126455978 gene encoding uncharacterized protein LOC126455978, with amino-acid sequence MKLLSVLGICTVTSYRQLKCFVKELKLADIRIPVKNIENGKLLRSFFITINFALLIGMPYVIFMGSGDVLQSLSRIFLLFFDVMITLQFVLLVLELWARFSSVNACLQEVLSFPCSTTVGRAPPSRRLSLLQLQEAYVALGRAADHLLAHFGVPVAVDIAKCMVGATSSSYDVFIELLQSNGKQGLVVPSVAVPEAWLALHWLELLLMSLSCAAAENAAAATGVILLRSSAVPRLRSADVDDFLRLTLHGPRVSFTAAGFVKIDRRLLVSVLTAIVTYLIIMGQLTFN; translated from the coding sequence ATGAAATTGCTGTCGGTATTGGGAATCTGCACAGTAACCAGCTACCGGCAGTTAAAGTGTTTCGTCAAGGAGCTTAAACTAGCTGATATTCGTATACCGgtgaaaaacatagaaaatggtaaaCTGTTGAGAAGTTTCTTCATAACTATTAATTTTGCGCTACTCATCGGTATGCCGTATGTCATATTTATGGGTTCTGGAGATGTGCTCCAGAGTCTCTCTCGTATCTTTCTGCTGTTCTTCGATGTGATGATCACGCTACAATTCGTCTTGCTGGTCCTGGAACTTTGGGCAAGGTTCTCCAGTGTGAACGCCTGCCTCCAGGAGGTATTGTCCTTTCCCTGTTCTACGACGGTTGGACGAGCTCCACCGTCTCGTCGGTTATCACTGCTGCAGCTGCAAGAGGCGTACGTAGCCTTGGGGCGCGCTGCAGACCACCTTCTAGCACACTTCGGCGTACCGGTAGCCGTCGACATCGCCAAGTGCATGGTCGGAGCCACCAGCAGCTCCTACGATGTCTTCATCGAGCTGTTGCAATCGAACGGTAAGCAGGGACTCGTCGTTCCATCGGTGGCTGTACCAGAGGCGTGGTTGGCTCTTCACTGGTTGGAGCTGCTACTGATGTCTCTGTCGTGTGCGGCTGCAGAGAACGCTGCGGCAGCCACCGGGGTGATCCTCCTCAGGTCTTCGGCGGTACCTCGGCTGCGCTCAGCTGACGTCGACGACTTCCTCCGGCTCACGCTTCACGGACCACGGGTGTCGTTCACTGCCGCCGGTTTCGTCAAAATCGACCGTCGTCTTCTGGTCTCCGTCCTCACTGCCATCGTTACCTACCTTATAATTATGGGTCAGCTAACTTTTAACTAG